One Euphorbia lathyris chromosome 1, ddEupLath1.1, whole genome shotgun sequence DNA segment encodes these proteins:
- the LOC136203639 gene encoding probable sugar phosphate/phosphate translocator At1g06470 isoform X2 yields the protein MERLFYERWTFPFTVVPTALGTALDVNLSNASLVFISVTFATMCKSAAPIFLLLFAFAFRLESPSINLLGIIVVISIGVLLTVAKETQFDLWGFVFVMLAAVMSGFRWSMTQILLQKDEYGLKNPLTLMSYLTPVMAIVTGLLSLILDPWHEFKKSSYFDNSWHIGRSCLLMFFGGTLAFFMVLTEFILVSVTSAVTVTIAGVVKEAVTIVVAVLYFHDEFTWLKGVGLVIIMMGVSLFNWYKYLKLQKLQMAEDDMVAPGLANSPAKYVILEEMDDQDDSN from the exons ATGGAACGATTATTTTATGAGAG ATGGACTTTCCCTTTCACAGTTGTACCAACAGCTCTTGGAACAGCATTGGATGTTAACCTGAGCAATGCATCTCTCGTTTTCATATCTGTTACTTTTGCGACAATG TGTAAATCGGCTGCTCCTATATTTCTCCTCCTGTTTGCTTTTGCATTCAG GTTGGAGTCTCCAAGCATTAACCTTTTAGGTATCATTGTGGTAATCTCTATTGGAGTATTACTGACGG TGGCAAAGGAGACACAATTTGACCTTTGGGGATTTGTGTTTGTCATGCTTGCTGCTGTTATGTCTGGGTTTCGCTGGTCCATGACTCAAATTCTGTTGCAG AAAGATGAATATG GCTTGAAAAACCCGCTTACGTTGATGAGCTATCTGACTCCAGTGATGGCAATAGTAACTGGTCTTCTTTCTCTTATTTTGGATCCATGGCATGAATTTAAGAAGAGTAGTTACTTCGATAATTCATGGCACATTGGCCGGAGTTGCTTGTTGATGTTTTTTGGTGGAACACTAGCCTTTTTTATG GTGTTAACTGAATTTATTCTTGTTTCGGTAACTAGTGCTGTCACTGTGACTATAGCTGGTGTTGTGAAGGAGGCAGTTACTATAGTG GTTGCAGTCTTGTATTTCCATGATGAATTTACGTGGTTGAAAGGTGTTGGACTTGTCATCATTATGATGGGTGTCAGTTTATTCAATTGGTACAA GTATCTTAAGCTACAAAAGCTTCAAATGGCTGAAGATGACATGGTGGCGCCTGGTTTAGCAAATAGTCCTGCAAAATATGTAATACTTGAGGAGATGGATGATCAAGATGATTCCAATTAG
- the LOC136203639 gene encoding probable sugar phosphate/phosphate translocator At1g06470 isoform X1 codes for MDQEINIHSMDHEISIHTMDHEINIHNRVKEKEKDNYVPFDIENVSPGDIHSVNNVDSDTDSFGDLEKLPIKTKSPLSTSDVLKTLFFILVWYTFSTFLTLYNKTLLGDDMGKFPAPLLMNTVHFTMQAVMSKFITCFWSQRFQVNSSMTWNDYFMRGLFSKEKGNNESKVVPTALGTALDVNLSNASLVFISVTFATMCKSAAPIFLLLFAFAFRLESPSINLLGIIVVISIGVLLTVAKETQFDLWGFVFVMLAAVMSGFRWSMTQILLQKDEYGLKNPLTLMSYLTPVMAIVTGLLSLILDPWHEFKKSSYFDNSWHIGRSCLLMFFGGTLAFFMVLTEFILVSVTSAVTVTIAGVVKEAVTIVVAVLYFHDEFTWLKGVGLVIIMMGVSLFNWYKYLKLQKLQMAEDDMVAPGLANSPAKYVILEEMDDQDDSN; via the exons ATGGATCAAGAAATCAATATACACAGCATGGATCATGAAATCAGTATACATACCATGGATCATGAAATCAATATACATAACagagtaaaagaaaaagagaaagataaTTATGTGCCATTTGACATTGAAAATGTATCTCCAGGGGACATACATTCAGTGAATAATGTTGACAGTGATACTGATTCTTTTGGTGATCTTGAAAAGTTGCCAATAAAAACTAAGAGTCCTCTCTCTACATCAGATGTGTTGAAGACTTTGTTTTTCATACTTGTTTGGTACACTTTCAGCACATTTTTGACCTT GTACAATAAAACTCTCCTAGGAGATGATATGGGAAAATTTCCAGCCCCATTATTGATGAATACAGTTCATTTTACCATGCAAGCTGTTATGTCAAAGTTTATCACGTGCTTTTGGTCTCAAAGATTTCAAGTCAATTCTTCTATGACATGGAACGATTATTTTATGAGAG GTCTTTTCTCAAAGGAAAAGGGTAATAATGAATCAAAGG TTGTACCAACAGCTCTTGGAACAGCATTGGATGTTAACCTGAGCAATGCATCTCTCGTTTTCATATCTGTTACTTTTGCGACAATG TGTAAATCGGCTGCTCCTATATTTCTCCTCCTGTTTGCTTTTGCATTCAG GTTGGAGTCTCCAAGCATTAACCTTTTAGGTATCATTGTGGTAATCTCTATTGGAGTATTACTGACGG TGGCAAAGGAGACACAATTTGACCTTTGGGGATTTGTGTTTGTCATGCTTGCTGCTGTTATGTCTGGGTTTCGCTGGTCCATGACTCAAATTCTGTTGCAG AAAGATGAATATG GCTTGAAAAACCCGCTTACGTTGATGAGCTATCTGACTCCAGTGATGGCAATAGTAACTGGTCTTCTTTCTCTTATTTTGGATCCATGGCATGAATTTAAGAAGAGTAGTTACTTCGATAATTCATGGCACATTGGCCGGAGTTGCTTGTTGATGTTTTTTGGTGGAACACTAGCCTTTTTTATG GTGTTAACTGAATTTATTCTTGTTTCGGTAACTAGTGCTGTCACTGTGACTATAGCTGGTGTTGTGAAGGAGGCAGTTACTATAGTG GTTGCAGTCTTGTATTTCCATGATGAATTTACGTGGTTGAAAGGTGTTGGACTTGTCATCATTATGATGGGTGTCAGTTTATTCAATTGGTACAA GTATCTTAAGCTACAAAAGCTTCAAATGGCTGAAGATGACATGGTGGCGCCTGGTTTAGCAAATAGTCCTGCAAAATATGTAATACTTGAGGAGATGGATGATCAAGATGATTCCAATTAG